The following coding sequences lie in one Pseudomonadota bacterium genomic window:
- a CDS encoding class I SAM-dependent methyltransferase: MGTINYTGQEGDQYHRLRHGEIFGNEDLITAWGRYAQATYLSEVTSAHKVLEIGAGTGINLSSVNKLADVVAVEPAEEAREHCRKLGIKAVSSLDDLPTDVRFDYILMRHVLEHTNEPRQFLVTVRNMLAQGGKLVLVLPVESPYKKIDPGDIDHHLYCWNRQTIGNLLTSLGYRVTEARINRYNGRRIFLPVFKFFGVGVYGKLLSILGTIIPHSEIIVVAEEKGEGGP; this comes from the coding sequence ATGGGTACGATTAATTATACGGGACAAGAAGGGGATCAATACCACCGGCTGAGACATGGCGAGATCTTCGGAAATGAAGATCTCATAACGGCCTGGGGAAGGTATGCCCAAGCGACGTATCTCAGCGAGGTGACCTCCGCTCACAAGGTGCTGGAAATCGGGGCCGGAACGGGTATCAACCTGAGTAGCGTCAACAAGTTGGCCGACGTGGTTGCCGTTGAGCCGGCTGAAGAGGCCAGGGAGCATTGCCGAAAGCTCGGGATAAAAGCTGTTTCATCCCTGGACGATTTGCCCACCGACGTCCGCTTTGACTATATCCTGATGCGCCACGTCCTGGAACACACCAATGAGCCCCGCCAGTTTCTGGTTACTGTTCGCAATATGTTGGCCCAAGGGGGAAAGCTGGTGCTGGTTCTGCCGGTTGAATCGCCTTACAAGAAAATCGACCCGGGAGACATAGACCACCACCTGTACTGCTGGAACCGGCAGACGATTGGGAACCTTTTGACTTCCTTGGGCTACCGTGTGACGGAGGCGAGAATTAACCGATATAACGGCAGGAGGATTTTCCTGCCTGTATTTAAGTTTTTCGGGGTGGGGGTTTATGGCAAGCTGCTTTCCATTCTGGGAACGATTATCCCTCACTCCGAGATAATTGTGGTGGCGGAGGAGAAGGGAGAGGGTGGTCCGTAA
- a CDS encoding O-antigen ligase family protein: MFSVKNSKINFNVHVLFWFLLTLYPSVMSLAGSTSLAQRVMHVFFFVFFSVAIVFFQRQPCVERKYLDCFLIYLLLTLAYYGVVTLAHSGNLQMSDLVDLARPIVYFCYFVFPLFFPLDEMQFRKFFKYLLIFCMIQIAFSSLVYFDCFWPLVNIYKGRMSDDIQLFHFFRWSGTFGYPADFSFFLSFFIYFLFLSLRYRLFGKWRIVAGLLLMTTALILTLSRGGLVTVAVMLAVASFMYKRGRGLLYYTFIALMSGLVVYLALNFIEGQKFNFAYVSKLYEEGVEAPSASHRVIELKLAWHIMLENFPIGIGPNRGEIGKVLPVIETSYGHYLIKWGVLGWLLYMVSVLYTGRLSYRIWKTHADRYVATFAGAMFLLIISVPLVFGFSSAITDRYKVLPFYYVMLGYLVMLAANNRKRLQSSLFSRHHHG; the protein is encoded by the coding sequence ATGTTCAGTGTTAAAAATTCGAAGATTAACTTCAATGTCCATGTTCTCTTCTGGTTTCTTCTCACCCTGTATCCATCTGTGATGTCTCTTGCAGGAAGCACCTCTCTGGCCCAACGAGTCATGCATGTGTTTTTTTTCGTTTTTTTCTCAGTTGCTATCGTATTCTTTCAGAGGCAACCCTGTGTTGAGCGTAAGTATCTAGATTGTTTCTTGATATACCTTTTGTTGACATTAGCTTATTACGGTGTGGTCACTCTCGCGCATTCCGGCAATTTACAGATGTCGGATCTCGTGGATCTGGCCAGGCCAATCGTTTATTTCTGCTACTTTGTTTTTCCTCTTTTTTTCCCTCTTGACGAGATGCAATTCAGGAAATTTTTCAAATATTTATTAATCTTTTGCATGATACAAATCGCCTTTTCTTCCCTTGTTTATTTCGACTGCTTCTGGCCTCTGGTGAATATTTATAAAGGACGAATGAGCGACGATATTCAGCTCTTTCATTTCTTCCGCTGGTCTGGAACCTTTGGTTATCCTGCCGACTTTTCCTTTTTCCTGTCGTTTTTCATATATTTCCTGTTTCTTTCTCTCCGTTACAGGCTTTTTGGCAAATGGAGGATTGTTGCGGGATTGCTTCTAATGACAACAGCGTTAATCCTGACGCTGTCCAGAGGCGGGCTTGTGACCGTTGCGGTGATGCTTGCGGTGGCTTCTTTTATGTATAAGCGAGGGAGGGGCTTACTGTATTACACTTTCATTGCTCTTATGTCCGGACTCGTCGTATATCTCGCTCTCAATTTTATTGAGGGTCAAAAATTTAATTTCGCTTACGTGTCTAAACTTTATGAGGAAGGAGTTGAGGCCCCCTCTGCTTCTCACAGAGTTATTGAACTCAAACTGGCATGGCACATCATGCTTGAGAACTTCCCGATCGGGATAGGTCCCAACAGAGGAGAAATCGGCAAGGTGCTGCCGGTCATTGAAACGAGTTACGGACATTATCTGATCAAGTGGGGGGTTCTCGGATGGCTCCTGTATATGGTATCTGTTCTTTATACGGGGAGATTGTCTTACAGGATTTGGAAAACTCATGCAGACAGATATGTCGCCACTTTTGCCGGAGCGATGTTTCTCCTTATTATATCCGTCCCCCTGGTTTTCGGGTTTTCGTCGGCTATCACCGACCGATATAAAGTATTGCCATTTTATTATGTGATGTTGGGTTATCTGGTGATGCTCGCTGCAAATAACAGGAAGAGGCTGCAATCGAGTCTTTTTTCCCGGCACCATCACGGGTAG
- a CDS encoding WecB/TagA/CpsF family glycosyltransferase: MDKTLRILDINIHNLSYVEVLEKVEEFIRSGQSHIMVCANPEMVLYARRKPEYRDFINRADLVTPDGVGLLLAARVLGHPLKERVTGTDLSESFGRLSAEKGYSMYFLGGEPGIAEEAASSLANRYPGVNIVGIHHGFFSSDDEKEIVADIKNKKPDILMVCLGMYIQEMWIQKYFRELNVPVCLGNGGALDFVAGKRRRAPKWLMGLGLEWLFRLIQDPSWARIKRQMTLPLFVFKVLLQKAGFR, encoded by the coding sequence ATGGACAAGACACTCAGGATTCTCGATATAAACATCCATAACCTTTCGTATGTGGAGGTTCTGGAAAAGGTGGAAGAGTTTATCCGGTCCGGACAGTCTCATATTATGGTCTGCGCGAATCCCGAGATGGTTTTGTACGCGCGGAGGAAACCGGAATATCGGGATTTTATCAATAGGGCAGATCTCGTTACTCCCGATGGGGTGGGTCTCCTGCTGGCAGCCCGGGTTTTGGGACATCCTTTAAAAGAGCGGGTAACCGGCACGGATTTGTCTGAATCTTTCGGGCGGCTCTCCGCGGAAAAAGGATACTCAATGTACTTTCTTGGTGGCGAACCGGGAATAGCAGAGGAGGCAGCATCCAGCCTGGCCAATCGGTATCCTGGCGTCAACATTGTCGGGATACACCATGGATTTTTCTCCAGCGACGACGAAAAGGAAATCGTTGCGGATATCAAGAACAAAAAGCCGGACATCCTGATGGTGTGTCTCGGTATGTACATACAGGAGATGTGGATTCAGAAATATTTCCGGGAATTGAATGTCCCTGTCTGTCTGGGCAATGGCGGTGCGCTCGATTTTGTTGCCGGGAAAAGGCGGAGGGCACCGAAATGGTTGATGGGGCTGGGGCTGGAATGGTTGTTTCGCCTTATTCAGGACCCGTCATGGGCGAGAATAAAGAGACAGATGACCTTGCCTCTGTTCGTGTTCAAAGTACTGCTTCAAAAGGCTGGATTTAGATGA
- a CDS encoding UDP-2,3-diacylglucosamine diphosphatase produces the protein MVQEHRSIWISDTHLGAKDTNSRYLLDFLQNNRSEHLYLVGDIIDLWKVGAFWHWPVINQEIVELVMDKARDGTKVYYIPGNHDQLFRHYIGSEINGVMVVRDAVHTTADGRKFLVLHGDEFDPVATYSRWLSKLGSNTYQILLRLNRYYNNFRRSIGWGYWSLSAFLKHQAKVVVNFIGDFKSEIILEAERREVDGLICGHIHHASFENIGGYLYSNTGDWVESCTVLVEDNLGSLRILHWADQQEVLFVEPPLLPNLPAYAHCYNN, from the coding sequence ATGGTGCAAGAGCATAGATCCATCTGGATATCAGATACCCACCTGGGCGCCAAGGACACGAACAGCAGGTATCTGCTTGATTTTCTCCAAAATAACAGATCGGAACATCTGTATCTGGTGGGGGATATCATTGATCTCTGGAAGGTTGGCGCCTTCTGGCATTGGCCGGTTATCAACCAGGAGATAGTCGAACTGGTCATGGATAAGGCCAGGGATGGTACGAAGGTGTATTATATTCCTGGGAACCATGATCAACTGTTTCGCCATTATATCGGCAGTGAAATCAACGGGGTGATGGTCGTTCGTGATGCGGTTCATACTACCGCCGATGGACGGAAGTTTTTAGTCCTTCATGGTGATGAGTTTGATCCCGTCGCGACATACAGTCGCTGGTTGTCTAAGCTCGGAAGCAACACTTATCAAATCCTGCTTCGCCTGAACCGCTACTATAACAACTTTCGAAGGTCGATCGGGTGGGGGTACTGGTCCCTTTCCGCGTTTTTAAAGCATCAGGCCAAGGTGGTGGTAAACTTTATAGGCGATTTTAAAAGCGAAATCATTCTTGAAGCTGAACGTAGAGAGGTTGATGGTCTGATCTGCGGACATATCCATCACGCTTCGTTCGAGAATATCGGAGGATATCTTTACAGTAATACCGGTGACTGGGTAGAAAGCTGCACAGTACTTGTCGAGGACAACCTGGGGAGTCTCAGGATTCTGCATTGGGCCGACCAGCAGGAAGTCCTCTTTGTTGAACCGCCTCTCCTGCCGAACTTGCCGGCCTATGCGCATTGCTATAATAACTGA
- a CDS encoding SLBB domain-containing protein — MTETNRSAGALPTSREHETADAGGSSEDSASHGRSNPATGNKTLSTTEQLYRQQYNSSIAQSLTQYGYSLFNTTSQSISRLAVPGPDYLVGPGDTLHVRFWGSGLDTDYTGVISKEGTLSLPNLGVIPLAGTPLGKLEGVILREAEKYTQGVNINVALSELRSMEIYVVGEVERPGLHLIQPFSTVLNGLITGGGVKKSGSLRNISLVRDGVTIQTIDLYSLLLKGSRDADVVLKDGDVLFVPRLGHTAAIAGAAAQPAIYELAGETSVADLLQLAGGALPQSFTVKMLLRRFNENQEFVVSDLDSRAKDLDLAQVAIRNGDLLELQFVDASWPQVIRLQGNVWAEDVFTFRPGLQLSDILTGPELFKPDTITDFALLHRYDVATTRYRVERFPLKDVMSGSYNTALNPYDRIEILSRTQFNITEPVKLVGSVWQPGEYIFTPGLTLADLIGMSGGFKFDADSTRLDLSRQIINNGSVSTVHQTLSFKDDGAFQLQPYDYVYVRQIRDAASFKSVSIGGEVRFPGSYRIKDGERLSDLIERAGGFTENAYFHGAYFTSEKARELQQTSINDMVNDLEVKVQSVLAEQVHLISNANESQPMAEQQALTGLVERLRSVKAKGRINITLAPLATFRNSVFDFELRDGDTLTIPEQPNFVSVVGSVYSANSFLYQTKYTLEDYLALAGGPTKTADADNIYLMKANGEVVASSQSGMFSSFGKTKMMPGDTIVVPEDLERIPALKLIRDISDIVFKIATTAGIAFAI, encoded by the coding sequence ATGACCGAAACAAACCGCTCGGCAGGCGCTTTGCCGACCAGCCGGGAGCATGAAACAGCCGATGCCGGCGGATCATCAGAGGACAGCGCGTCCCATGGGAGATCAAATCCGGCAACCGGCAACAAAACGCTCTCAACCACCGAACAGCTTTATCGACAACAATACAACTCCTCAATTGCTCAATCATTGACTCAATATGGTTATTCACTTTTTAATACCACCAGCCAATCAATCAGCCGCCTGGCTGTTCCCGGTCCCGACTATCTCGTCGGTCCGGGTGACACCCTGCATGTCAGATTCTGGGGAAGTGGTCTCGACACCGATTACACCGGCGTGATCAGTAAAGAAGGGACCCTCAGTCTCCCCAATCTCGGGGTCATCCCCCTTGCCGGGACACCTCTTGGCAAACTCGAAGGGGTCATTCTCCGCGAAGCGGAAAAATATACGCAGGGCGTCAACATCAATGTGGCTCTTTCAGAGTTGCGAAGCATGGAAATTTATGTGGTCGGCGAAGTTGAACGCCCGGGGCTCCATCTTATCCAGCCCTTTTCAACGGTCCTGAACGGCCTCATAACTGGAGGGGGGGTCAAGAAAAGCGGGTCGTTACGAAATATCAGCCTGGTTCGAGACGGGGTAACGATTCAGACAATTGATCTCTATTCCTTGCTGCTCAAAGGGTCACGTGATGCCGACGTGGTTTTGAAGGACGGGGATGTTCTTTTTGTCCCTCGCCTTGGCCATACCGCCGCCATCGCCGGCGCAGCCGCCCAGCCTGCCATTTATGAACTCGCCGGTGAAACCTCTGTGGCAGACCTTCTGCAACTGGCAGGCGGCGCATTACCCCAGAGCTTTACCGTGAAAATGCTCCTCCGCAGATTCAACGAAAACCAGGAGTTTGTGGTCTCGGATCTCGACAGCAGGGCAAAGGACCTTGATCTGGCACAAGTCGCCATCCGGAACGGCGACCTCCTTGAACTGCAATTTGTCGACGCTTCATGGCCGCAAGTCATTCGTCTGCAGGGAAATGTCTGGGCGGAAGATGTTTTCACATTCAGACCCGGTCTGCAGCTTTCCGACATCCTTACCGGACCGGAACTTTTCAAACCCGACACCATTACCGACTTTGCCCTTCTGCACCGCTATGACGTAGCAACAACCCGGTATCGGGTTGAGCGTTTTCCCCTGAAGGACGTCATGAGCGGTTCATACAATACCGCTCTCAACCCCTACGACAGAATCGAAATCCTGTCCCGGACTCAATTCAACATAACCGAACCGGTGAAACTCGTCGGCAGTGTCTGGCAACCCGGAGAATATATCTTTACTCCGGGGCTTACTTTAGCGGATCTGATCGGGATGTCGGGCGGGTTCAAATTTGATGCCGACAGCACCCGCCTTGATCTAAGCCGCCAGATTATCAACAACGGTTCCGTGTCCACTGTCCATCAGACCTTGTCTTTCAAGGATGATGGAGCTTTTCAATTACAGCCGTACGACTACGTCTACGTTCGGCAGATCAGGGATGCGGCCAGCTTCAAAAGCGTTTCCATCGGTGGAGAAGTCAGATTTCCCGGCTCCTACCGGATCAAAGACGGAGAGCGTCTTTCCGACCTGATTGAACGGGCCGGAGGTTTTACAGAGAACGCTTATTTTCATGGGGCCTATTTCACCTCTGAAAAGGCCCGGGAACTCCAGCAGACCAGTATCAATGACATGGTCAATGACCTTGAGGTGAAGGTCCAGTCGGTCCTTGCTGAGCAGGTCCATCTCATCTCAAACGCCAATGAATCGCAACCGATGGCCGAACAGCAGGCCTTGACCGGGCTCGTGGAAAGGTTGCGGTCCGTCAAGGCAAAAGGGCGAATCAATATCACCCTGGCCCCGCTTGCAACATTCAGGAACAGTGTTTTTGATTTTGAACTGCGGGATGGGGACACCCTTACGATTCCGGAGCAGCCGAATTTTGTTTCGGTAGTCGGCAGTGTATACAGTGCAAATTCCTTTCTGTACCAGACTAAATATACCCTCGAAGATTACCTTGCCCTGGCAGGCGGTCCCACCAAAACCGCAGACGCCGACAACATCTATCTGATGAAAGCAAACGGCGAGGTCGTTGCCTCTTCCCAGAGCGGCATGTTCAGCAGCTTCGGCAAAACAAAAATGATGCCGGGTGATACCATCGTTGTTCCCGAGGACCTGGAGCGTATTCCCGCCTTGAAATTGATCAGGGATATCTCGGACATCGTTTTCAAAATTGCCACAACCGCGGGAATTGCTTTCGCGATATAA
- a CDS encoding undecaprenyl/decaprenyl-phosphate alpha-N-acetylglucosaminyl 1-phosphate transferase, with protein MNAPDYLIVFCSLGLYFYTALLLSLVLTPLSSKIARIIGILDLPDARKVHINTVPRMGGLAMAFSVLLSLVLLIKSTPFFWAFGTGAVVIVNVGLMDDKISISPFMKFAGEITAVLIFILICGIKLTHFGNLFGPGDIRTGPLAMAITIFAMVGFINSLNLSDGLDGLAAGISVIACIFFMPLAFISRQWEVLGVSVILLGVILGFLRYNTYPAKLFMGDSGSLLLGFSLACIAVAMVQENPAGQQIQPITLFWFLSLPVADTLYVMVKRLLDGKSPVRPDKTHLHHRLLALGFTHSMTVTIIYGALFGLGMIGWWLKDRQEWVQFYLLFAVYLVFYTGLFLLEKKAVSFARKTPATRTRVSKRSFRFKLIRWIGKNDQYPPYILALSLVLPVFFLPPVTKPFGLFSAAVAIFVLTLYPWNGGKNDTGMAHSLIFLSLFSLLLLYIFNPNHPLWIHYYLTCLSILSLFWVICRVAYNRRYKVILPTSFELLLIVISWCIPLLWGRMLELDPNIQQNLVIACVLSIPILAGAKMMLRRQVRRNTKLIACLQVAIVLLGVRAFW; from the coding sequence TTGAACGCGCCTGATTACCTGATAGTCTTCTGCAGCCTGGGACTGTATTTTTACACAGCTCTTCTGCTCTCCCTTGTTCTCACCCCTCTTTCAAGTAAAATCGCCCGGATCATCGGCATCCTCGATCTCCCCGATGCCCGCAAAGTACATATCAACACCGTCCCGCGGATGGGAGGCCTGGCAATGGCCTTCTCCGTTCTGCTGTCGCTTGTCCTTCTCATCAAATCAACCCCGTTTTTCTGGGCCTTCGGCACCGGGGCCGTTGTGATCGTTAATGTCGGCCTGATGGATGACAAAATCTCGATCTCTCCGTTTATGAAATTTGCCGGAGAGATTACCGCCGTCCTTATTTTTATTCTCATCTGCGGAATCAAGCTCACCCACTTCGGAAACCTTTTCGGCCCGGGCGATATCAGGACCGGGCCCCTTGCCATGGCGATAACGATATTCGCCATGGTGGGGTTCATAAATTCACTCAACCTGTCGGACGGGCTGGATGGCCTTGCCGCCGGGATCAGTGTGATCGCCTGCATTTTTTTCATGCCTCTCGCTTTTATCTCCAGGCAATGGGAGGTGTTGGGAGTGTCGGTAATCCTGCTCGGGGTCATTCTTGGTTTCCTTCGTTACAATACCTACCCGGCAAAATTATTCATGGGAGATTCCGGCAGCCTGCTCCTCGGGTTTTCCCTGGCCTGCATTGCGGTCGCAATGGTCCAGGAGAACCCCGCCGGGCAGCAGATCCAGCCGATCACCCTCTTCTGGTTTTTAAGTCTGCCGGTAGCGGATACTCTTTACGTTATGGTCAAACGGCTGCTTGACGGGAAGAGTCCGGTCCGGCCGGATAAAACGCACCTCCATCATCGCCTGCTAGCGCTTGGCTTCACGCACTCAATGACGGTCACGATTATCTACGGGGCGCTGTTCGGGCTCGGGATGATCGGCTGGTGGCTCAAGGACCGGCAGGAATGGGTTCAATTCTACTTATTGTTCGCAGTCTATCTGGTGTTTTACACGGGATTGTTCCTGCTTGAGAAGAAAGCTGTCTCTTTTGCGAGGAAAACCCCGGCAACCAGAACTCGTGTATCGAAACGGTCTTTTCGCTTCAAACTTATCAGGTGGATCGGGAAAAACGATCAATACCCGCCATATATCCTCGCCCTGTCACTTGTTCTTCCCGTGTTCTTTCTCCCGCCCGTAACAAAGCCTTTCGGGCTTTTCAGCGCGGCGGTAGCAATATTTGTCCTGACCCTTTATCCCTGGAATGGCGGCAAAAATGACACCGGGATGGCCCATTCCCTGATCTTCCTCTCCCTGTTCTCACTTTTGCTCCTCTACATCTTCAACCCCAACCATCCGCTCTGGATCCATTATTACCTAACCTGCCTCAGCATCCTGTCTCTTTTCTGGGTCATCTGCCGGGTCGCATACAACCGTCGCTACAAGGTTATCCTGCCGACCAGTTTTGAACTTTTACTGATTGTCATTTCCTGGTGTATTCCCCTGCTCTGGGGGCGGATGCTGGAGCTGGATCCCAATATCCAGCAGAACCTAGTGATCGCGTGCGTACTCTCGATCCCGATTCTGGCAGGAGCAAAAATGATGCTGCGCCGACAGGTGCGAAGAAACACCAAACTGATCGCCTGCCTGCAGGTTGCAATAGTTCTATTGGGAGTAAGGGCTTTCTGGTAG
- a CDS encoding YjbH domain-containing protein — protein sequence MRYLLVILAAFWIGGLSPRATAGEIPPPLPSLQSYTGLWDMPTARILPDWNVRFKYGKAEPFRYYGVALGLFDRLEIHGQFTENSNLFPFKDQGYGYHKDRNAGARLVLTREDEFFPQTAIGIYDPIGTSLFPSRYLVLSKGMHKFDLTLGAGQGLMGGESLDDISRKRKGETFDTTFLFSRLGRKTRLFGGLEYHHRPDLTFSAEYSSFKYEGMHGSPDKARWPVNLGLKYKVGKHLYLQGGYMRGEEWSIGLSLDLPLEPEGLLPWTKEAPYSTTEKNKWQAHAADNRDLAELLATELKGDGFLNVTASVNDREIYIEFINAKYLSHAKAFGRVAKVLDTLAPERIETFYLNLMSQGQVIQSMKSTREELRAFMTRKTDKNSFLKFTELSQYNASQKKDFFTPEKNIGSYHFQDDRLNWDMNLKIKTLLNDPSGFFRHKIFLQPRASISPWKNGLLIGELEFTLLNEWDEVPYDNLEPDPARTDFILYERESRARVSTLAYDQHLNLPYHVLGRFSAGIFESAYAGVGGEVFRYFKDGRLGLGLEGEFVRKRDTANNFKLHDEISKTYETYYLNLYGQLWPSLGLEAGLKIGQFLAGDFGVRTELRRSFKYFTIGAWYTHTDTDHLVSELNRGNNEKGVFIRIPLSLFKDRDQRGSLQYAFTSFTRDPGQSVRQPSQLYPMDPYRSVNHTRAHLEDMTR from the coding sequence ATGCGGTATCTACTCGTCATACTTGCTGCGTTCTGGATAGGGGGGCTTTCCCCCCGGGCGACCGCCGGTGAGATCCCTCCTCCCCTCCCTTCTCTGCAGTCCTACACCGGTCTCTGGGACATGCCGACCGCAAGGATTCTCCCGGACTGGAACGTCCGTTTCAAATATGGAAAAGCCGAGCCATTCCGTTATTACGGGGTGGCCCTCGGCCTGTTTGACCGGCTGGAAATTCACGGCCAGTTCACGGAAAACTCCAACCTGTTCCCCTTTAAAGACCAGGGCTACGGGTACCATAAAGACCGTAATGCCGGAGCCCGGCTCGTGCTCACCAGAGAAGATGAATTTTTCCCCCAGACGGCGATAGGGATCTACGACCCGATCGGAACCTCCCTCTTCCCGTCCCGTTACCTTGTTCTGTCAAAAGGCATGCACAAATTCGACCTCACCCTGGGGGCCGGTCAGGGCTTGATGGGCGGAGAATCCCTTGACGACATTTCCAGAAAGCGAAAGGGGGAAACATTTGACACCACCTTTCTTTTCTCCCGCCTCGGCAGGAAAACACGATTATTCGGCGGTCTGGAATATCATCACCGTCCGGACCTCACATTCTCTGCGGAATATTCATCTTTTAAATATGAAGGGATGCACGGTTCACCGGACAAGGCCCGCTGGCCGGTCAACCTCGGCCTAAAGTACAAGGTCGGGAAACATCTCTATCTTCAGGGCGGATATATGCGGGGAGAGGAATGGAGTATCGGGCTGTCCCTTGATCTTCCTCTGGAGCCGGAAGGATTGCTTCCCTGGACGAAGGAAGCGCCATATTCCACTACCGAAAAGAACAAATGGCAGGCCCATGCGGCGGACAACAGAGATCTGGCCGAGTTGCTGGCAACCGAACTCAAGGGGGACGGGTTCCTCAATGTCACCGCTTCCGTCAATGACCGGGAGATCTACATCGAATTTATTAACGCAAAGTATCTTTCCCACGCCAAGGCCTTCGGCAGGGTGGCAAAGGTTCTGGACACCCTGGCGCCGGAGAGAATCGAAACCTTCTATCTCAACCTGATGTCCCAGGGCCAGGTCATCCAGTCGATGAAGTCCACCAGAGAGGAACTGCGGGCCTTCATGACCCGTAAAACCGACAAGAATTCCTTCCTGAAATTCACCGAGCTCTCCCAGTACAATGCGTCTCAGAAGAAGGATTTCTTCACCCCTGAAAAGAATATCGGCAGTTATCATTTTCAGGACGACCGGCTCAACTGGGACATGAACCTCAAAATTAAAACCCTGCTGAACGATCCTTCGGGTTTTTTCAGGCACAAGATTTTCCTCCAGCCCAGAGCATCCATCTCTCCATGGAAAAACGGGCTGCTCATCGGCGAACTTGAGTTCACCCTTCTGAACGAATGGGATGAAGTGCCCTATGATAATCTTGAGCCGGACCCCGCCCGGACCGATTTCATCCTGTATGAACGGGAGTCCCGGGCCCGGGTCTCAACCCTCGCCTATGATCAGCACCTCAATCTGCCGTATCATGTTCTGGGACGGTTCTCCGCCGGTATTTTCGAAAGCGCATACGCCGGAGTCGGCGGGGAAGTGTTCCGGTATTTCAAGGATGGCCGCCTTGGTCTGGGGCTCGAGGGTGAATTCGTCCGGAAAAGGGACACCGCGAACAACTTTAAACTTCACGATGAAATCAGCAAAACCTATGAAACGTACTACCTGAATCTCTATGGGCAACTCTGGCCCAGCCTCGGGCTTGAGGCAGGCCTGAAGATCGGGCAGTTTCTGGCCGGTGATTTCGGAGTCAGAACCGAACTGCGCCGCTCTTTCAAATATTTCACCATCGGTGCATGGTACACCCATACCGACACCGACCATCTGGTTTCGGAGTTAAACAGGGGAAACAACGAGAAAGGGGTTTTTATCCGCATCCCCCTTTCTCTTTTCAAAGATCGGGACCAGCGGGGGAGCCTCCAGTATGCATTCACCAGCTTCACCAGGGATCCGGGACAGTCCGTCAGACAACCCAGCCAACTGTATCCGATGGATCCTTACCGGAGTGTCAACCACACCAGGGCCCATCTTGAGGACATGACGCGATGA